In Helianthus annuus cultivar XRQ/B chromosome 9, HanXRQr2.0-SUNRISE, whole genome shotgun sequence, the following are encoded in one genomic region:
- the LOC110877731 gene encoding protein ENHANCED DISEASE RESISTANCE 2-like isoform X2 gives MDVQKSDEITQGWLYLIRFNRFGLQYARRRYFVLQNQCLKSFKSVPLSDTQEPLRSAIVDSCIRVTDKGRESFKRKVFFVFTIYNTSNHKDHLKLGASSPEEAARWIHSLQNVAAETGTDSKRRWQPFRLNDSKSAKRTNSVDWTVSATRHVDAIMPDVIAPSQWKIFGCQNGLRLFKEAKDSNNSSESRAGQPAIMAVGVVEGTSEAVFKILMSIGPSRYEWDFCFHGGTVVEHLDGHTDIIHMQLCRDWLPWGIKRRDLLLRRYWRREDDGTYVILYHSVIHSKCPPQDSYIRAYIHSGGFVVSPVNQGKESVVKHMLSVDWKLWKSYFPKTSTRSLTICMLGRVSALRELFRARAGELCSDDFLSRECVSIRINEQQQQVKPEGGQIMPMEEVKESPVSNASDEFFDFPDHSDDELEWDSESSQHCYVENCQPKLSSAAGFVKKLHDLAVQRKGYKDLQEVLRESNPSSYEYGSTFPKDSNCNLPCSWASTDPSTFLIRSDSYLEDQRKYKAKGTLMQLVAADWLKSDKREDDLAGRFGGIVQKYAAHGGPEFFFVINIQVPGTTTYSLALYYMMRTPLGSCSLLEHFVKGDDSFRNSRFKLIPYISKGSWLVKQSVGKKACLIGQALEINYFHGKNYIELGVDIGSSTVARGVVGLVLGYLNNLVIEMAFLIQANTHEELPETLLGTCRLNHMDASKSISVDSMNI, from the exons ATGGATGTGCAGAAGTCGGATGAAATTACGCAGGGTTGGTTGTATCTAATTCGATTTAATCGGTTTGGATTGCAATATGCTCGAAGAAGGTATTTTGTTCTTCAGAACCAGTGTCTCAAAAGCTTCAAATCGGTACCTTTGTCTGACACTCAG GAGCCACTAAGAAGTGCGATTGTAGACTCGTGCATACGCGTCACAGACAAAGGAAGAGAGAGTTTCAAAAGAAAA GTCTTTTTCGTTTTCACCATCTACAATACTTCTAATCACAAAGATCACCTTAAG TTAGGAGCAAGCAGCCCGGAAGAAGCTGCTAGGTGGATACATTCGTTACAGAACGTTGCAGCGGAAACAGGAACAGACTCAAAAAGACGATGGCAGCCTTTTAG ATTAAATGATTCTAAAAGTGCAAAGCGTACAAATTCTGTTGACTGGACCGTATCCGCAACAAGGCATGTGGATGCGATCATGCCAGATGTGATAGCACCGTCCCAATGGAAAATTTTCGGTTGCCAAAATG GGCTTCGCCTCTTTAAAGAAGCAAAAGATAGTAATAATTCAAGTGAGAGC CGGGCTGGTCAACCAGCTATAATGGCGGTTGGTGTGGTTGAGGGAACATCAGAGGCCGTTTTTAAAATCCTCATGTCTATCGGTCCCTCTAGATACGa ATGGGATTTTTGTTTCCATGGTGGCACGGTGGTTGAACATCTTGACGGTCATACAGATATAATACACATGCAACTATGTAGAGATTGGCTACCATG GGGAATTAAACGAAGAGATTTGCTCTTGAGGCGATATTGGAGAAGGGAAGATGACGGGACATATG TTATACTATATCACTCGGTGATCCATAGCAAGTGTCCACCACAAGATAGTTACATCCGAGCTTACATTCACA gTGGAGGATTTGTGGTTAGccctgtgaatcaaggaaaagaaTCTGTTGTTAAACACATGCTTTCGGTTGATTGGAAGTTGTGGAAATCCTATTTTCCAAAAACGTCTACAAGGTCTCTGACAATTTGTATGCTTGGTAGAGTTTCAG CATTGAGAGAACTGTTTAGAGCCAGAGCAGGGGAGCTATGTAGTGATGATTTTTTATCTAGAGAATGCGTGTCAATTCGTATAAATGAACAGCAGCAGCAGGTGAAACCAGAGGGTGGCCAAATAATGCCAATGGAAGAAGTCAAAGAATCACCGGTTTCAAATGCCTCTGATGAGTTTTTTGACTTCCCCGATCATTCAGATGATGAACTTGAGTGGGATTCTGAAAGCTCACAACATTGCTATGTG GAAAATTGTCAGCCTAAACTGTCATCAGCAGCTGGATTTGTGAAAAAACTGCACGATCTTGCAGTTCAAAGAAAGGGTTATAAGGATTTACAAGAAGTATTACGGGAATCAAATCCATCGTCATATGAATACGGATCAACGTTTCCAAAAGACTCAAACTGTAATCTCCCTTGCAGTTGGGCATCTACCGATCCTTCCACATTTCTTATTCGTAGTGATAGTTATCTCGAAGACCAACGAAAG TACAAAGCAAAAGGCACCTTGATGCAGTTGGTTGCTGCTGATTGGTTAAAATCTGATAAACGTGAAGATGATCTTGCAGGGCGTTTTGGTGGAATTGTTCAG AAATACGCAGCACATGGCGGCCCCGAGTTTTTCTTTGTCATTAACATACAG GTTCCAGGAACGACGACATATAGTCTTGCTCTATATTACATGATGAGAACTCCTTTGGGATCTTGTTCATTGCTCGAACATTTTGTCAAGGGTGACGATTCATTCAGAAACTCAAGATTTAAGCTCATACCATATATATCCAAG GGATCGTGGTTGGTCAAGCAAAGCGTGGGGAAAAAAGCTTGTTTGATAGGTCAAGCACTTGAAATCAATTATTTTCATGGGAAGAATTACATTGAG CTTGGCGTTGATATAGGTTCATCAACGGTGGCAAGAGGGGTGGTCGGTCTTGTTCTTGGTTACCTGAACAATTTGGTTATAGAAATGGCTTTCTTGATACAG
- the LOC110877731 gene encoding protein ENHANCED DISEASE RESISTANCE 2-like isoform X3, producing the protein MDVQKSDEITQGWLYLIRFNRFGLQYARRRYFVLQNQCLKSFKSVPLSDTQEPLRSAIVDSCIRVTDKGRESFKRKVFFVFTIYNTSNHKDHLKVRGPEEAARWIHSLQNVAAETGTDSKRRWQPFRLNDSKSAKRTNSVDWTVSATRHVDAIMPDVIAPSQWKIFGCQNGLRLFKEAKDSNNSSESQRAGQPAIMAVGVVEGTSEAVFKILMSIGPSRYEWDFCFHGGTVVEHLDGHTDIIHMQLCRDWLPWGIKRRDLLLRRYWRREDDGTYVILYHSVIHSKCPPQDSYIRAYIHSGGFVVSPVNQGKESVVKHMLSVDWKLWKSYFPKTSTRSLTICMLGRVSALRELFRARAGELCSDDFLSRECVSIRINEQQQQVKPEGGQIMPMEEVKESPVSNASDEFFDFPDHSDDELEWDSESSQHCYVENCQPKLSSAAGFVKKLHDLAVQRKGYKDLQEVLRESNPSSYEYGSTFPKDSNCNLPCSWASTDPSTFLIRSDSYLEDQRKYKAKGTLMQLVAADWLKSDKREDDLAGRFGGIVQKYAAHGGPEFFFVINIQVPGTTTYSLALYYMMRTPLGSCSLLEHFVKGDDSFRNSRFKLIPYISKGSWLVKQSVGKKACLIGQALEINYFHGKNYIELGVDIGSSTVARGVVGLVLGYLNNLVIEMAFLIQANTHEELPETLLGTCRLNHMDASKSISVDSMNI; encoded by the exons ATGGATGTGCAGAAGTCGGATGAAATTACGCAGGGTTGGTTGTATCTAATTCGATTTAATCGGTTTGGATTGCAATATGCTCGAAGAAGGTATTTTGTTCTTCAGAACCAGTGTCTCAAAAGCTTCAAATCGGTACCTTTGTCTGACACTCAG GAGCCACTAAGAAGTGCGATTGTAGACTCGTGCATACGCGTCACAGACAAAGGAAGAGAGAGTTTCAAAAGAAAA GTCTTTTTCGTTTTCACCATCTACAATACTTCTAATCACAAAGATCACCTTAAGGTGCGCGG CCCGGAAGAAGCTGCTAGGTGGATACATTCGTTACAGAACGTTGCAGCGGAAACAGGAACAGACTCAAAAAGACGATGGCAGCCTTTTAG ATTAAATGATTCTAAAAGTGCAAAGCGTACAAATTCTGTTGACTGGACCGTATCCGCAACAAGGCATGTGGATGCGATCATGCCAGATGTGATAGCACCGTCCCAATGGAAAATTTTCGGTTGCCAAAATG GGCTTCGCCTCTTTAAAGAAGCAAAAGATAGTAATAATTCAAGTGAGAGC CAGCGGGCTGGTCAACCAGCTATAATGGCGGTTGGTGTGGTTGAGGGAACATCAGAGGCCGTTTTTAAAATCCTCATGTCTATCGGTCCCTCTAGATACGa ATGGGATTTTTGTTTCCATGGTGGCACGGTGGTTGAACATCTTGACGGTCATACAGATATAATACACATGCAACTATGTAGAGATTGGCTACCATG GGGAATTAAACGAAGAGATTTGCTCTTGAGGCGATATTGGAGAAGGGAAGATGACGGGACATATG TTATACTATATCACTCGGTGATCCATAGCAAGTGTCCACCACAAGATAGTTACATCCGAGCTTACATTCACA gTGGAGGATTTGTGGTTAGccctgtgaatcaaggaaaagaaTCTGTTGTTAAACACATGCTTTCGGTTGATTGGAAGTTGTGGAAATCCTATTTTCCAAAAACGTCTACAAGGTCTCTGACAATTTGTATGCTTGGTAGAGTTTCAG CATTGAGAGAACTGTTTAGAGCCAGAGCAGGGGAGCTATGTAGTGATGATTTTTTATCTAGAGAATGCGTGTCAATTCGTATAAATGAACAGCAGCAGCAGGTGAAACCAGAGGGTGGCCAAATAATGCCAATGGAAGAAGTCAAAGAATCACCGGTTTCAAATGCCTCTGATGAGTTTTTTGACTTCCCCGATCATTCAGATGATGAACTTGAGTGGGATTCTGAAAGCTCACAACATTGCTATGTG GAAAATTGTCAGCCTAAACTGTCATCAGCAGCTGGATTTGTGAAAAAACTGCACGATCTTGCAGTTCAAAGAAAGGGTTATAAGGATTTACAAGAAGTATTACGGGAATCAAATCCATCGTCATATGAATACGGATCAACGTTTCCAAAAGACTCAAACTGTAATCTCCCTTGCAGTTGGGCATCTACCGATCCTTCCACATTTCTTATTCGTAGTGATAGTTATCTCGAAGACCAACGAAAG TACAAAGCAAAAGGCACCTTGATGCAGTTGGTTGCTGCTGATTGGTTAAAATCTGATAAACGTGAAGATGATCTTGCAGGGCGTTTTGGTGGAATTGTTCAG AAATACGCAGCACATGGCGGCCCCGAGTTTTTCTTTGTCATTAACATACAG GTTCCAGGAACGACGACATATAGTCTTGCTCTATATTACATGATGAGAACTCCTTTGGGATCTTGTTCATTGCTCGAACATTTTGTCAAGGGTGACGATTCATTCAGAAACTCAAGATTTAAGCTCATACCATATATATCCAAG GGATCGTGGTTGGTCAAGCAAAGCGTGGGGAAAAAAGCTTGTTTGATAGGTCAAGCACTTGAAATCAATTATTTTCATGGGAAGAATTACATTGAG CTTGGCGTTGATATAGGTTCATCAACGGTGGCAAGAGGGGTGGTCGGTCTTGTTCTTGGTTACCTGAACAATTTGGTTATAGAAATGGCTTTCTTGATACAG
- the LOC110877731 gene encoding protein ENHANCED DISEASE RESISTANCE 2-like isoform X1 encodes MDVQKSDEITQGWLYLIRFNRFGLQYARRRYFVLQNQCLKSFKSVPLSDTQEPLRSAIVDSCIRVTDKGRESFKRKVFFVFTIYNTSNHKDHLKLGASSPEEAARWIHSLQNVAAETGTDSKRRWQPFRLNDSKSAKRTNSVDWTVSATRHVDAIMPDVIAPSQWKIFGCQNGLRLFKEAKDSNNSSESQRAGQPAIMAVGVVEGTSEAVFKILMSIGPSRYEWDFCFHGGTVVEHLDGHTDIIHMQLCRDWLPWGIKRRDLLLRRYWRREDDGTYVILYHSVIHSKCPPQDSYIRAYIHSGGFVVSPVNQGKESVVKHMLSVDWKLWKSYFPKTSTRSLTICMLGRVSALRELFRARAGELCSDDFLSRECVSIRINEQQQQVKPEGGQIMPMEEVKESPVSNASDEFFDFPDHSDDELEWDSESSQHCYVENCQPKLSSAAGFVKKLHDLAVQRKGYKDLQEVLRESNPSSYEYGSTFPKDSNCNLPCSWASTDPSTFLIRSDSYLEDQRKYKAKGTLMQLVAADWLKSDKREDDLAGRFGGIVQKYAAHGGPEFFFVINIQVPGTTTYSLALYYMMRTPLGSCSLLEHFVKGDDSFRNSRFKLIPYISKGSWLVKQSVGKKACLIGQALEINYFHGKNYIELGVDIGSSTVARGVVGLVLGYLNNLVIEMAFLIQANTHEELPETLLGTCRLNHMDASKSISVDSMNI; translated from the exons ATGGATGTGCAGAAGTCGGATGAAATTACGCAGGGTTGGTTGTATCTAATTCGATTTAATCGGTTTGGATTGCAATATGCTCGAAGAAGGTATTTTGTTCTTCAGAACCAGTGTCTCAAAAGCTTCAAATCGGTACCTTTGTCTGACACTCAG GAGCCACTAAGAAGTGCGATTGTAGACTCGTGCATACGCGTCACAGACAAAGGAAGAGAGAGTTTCAAAAGAAAA GTCTTTTTCGTTTTCACCATCTACAATACTTCTAATCACAAAGATCACCTTAAG TTAGGAGCAAGCAGCCCGGAAGAAGCTGCTAGGTGGATACATTCGTTACAGAACGTTGCAGCGGAAACAGGAACAGACTCAAAAAGACGATGGCAGCCTTTTAG ATTAAATGATTCTAAAAGTGCAAAGCGTACAAATTCTGTTGACTGGACCGTATCCGCAACAAGGCATGTGGATGCGATCATGCCAGATGTGATAGCACCGTCCCAATGGAAAATTTTCGGTTGCCAAAATG GGCTTCGCCTCTTTAAAGAAGCAAAAGATAGTAATAATTCAAGTGAGAGC CAGCGGGCTGGTCAACCAGCTATAATGGCGGTTGGTGTGGTTGAGGGAACATCAGAGGCCGTTTTTAAAATCCTCATGTCTATCGGTCCCTCTAGATACGa ATGGGATTTTTGTTTCCATGGTGGCACGGTGGTTGAACATCTTGACGGTCATACAGATATAATACACATGCAACTATGTAGAGATTGGCTACCATG GGGAATTAAACGAAGAGATTTGCTCTTGAGGCGATATTGGAGAAGGGAAGATGACGGGACATATG TTATACTATATCACTCGGTGATCCATAGCAAGTGTCCACCACAAGATAGTTACATCCGAGCTTACATTCACA gTGGAGGATTTGTGGTTAGccctgtgaatcaaggaaaagaaTCTGTTGTTAAACACATGCTTTCGGTTGATTGGAAGTTGTGGAAATCCTATTTTCCAAAAACGTCTACAAGGTCTCTGACAATTTGTATGCTTGGTAGAGTTTCAG CATTGAGAGAACTGTTTAGAGCCAGAGCAGGGGAGCTATGTAGTGATGATTTTTTATCTAGAGAATGCGTGTCAATTCGTATAAATGAACAGCAGCAGCAGGTGAAACCAGAGGGTGGCCAAATAATGCCAATGGAAGAAGTCAAAGAATCACCGGTTTCAAATGCCTCTGATGAGTTTTTTGACTTCCCCGATCATTCAGATGATGAACTTGAGTGGGATTCTGAAAGCTCACAACATTGCTATGTG GAAAATTGTCAGCCTAAACTGTCATCAGCAGCTGGATTTGTGAAAAAACTGCACGATCTTGCAGTTCAAAGAAAGGGTTATAAGGATTTACAAGAAGTATTACGGGAATCAAATCCATCGTCATATGAATACGGATCAACGTTTCCAAAAGACTCAAACTGTAATCTCCCTTGCAGTTGGGCATCTACCGATCCTTCCACATTTCTTATTCGTAGTGATAGTTATCTCGAAGACCAACGAAAG TACAAAGCAAAAGGCACCTTGATGCAGTTGGTTGCTGCTGATTGGTTAAAATCTGATAAACGTGAAGATGATCTTGCAGGGCGTTTTGGTGGAATTGTTCAG AAATACGCAGCACATGGCGGCCCCGAGTTTTTCTTTGTCATTAACATACAG GTTCCAGGAACGACGACATATAGTCTTGCTCTATATTACATGATGAGAACTCCTTTGGGATCTTGTTCATTGCTCGAACATTTTGTCAAGGGTGACGATTCATTCAGAAACTCAAGATTTAAGCTCATACCATATATATCCAAG GGATCGTGGTTGGTCAAGCAAAGCGTGGGGAAAAAAGCTTGTTTGATAGGTCAAGCACTTGAAATCAATTATTTTCATGGGAAGAATTACATTGAG CTTGGCGTTGATATAGGTTCATCAACGGTGGCAAGAGGGGTGGTCGGTCTTGTTCTTGGTTACCTGAACAATTTGGTTATAGAAATGGCTTTCTTGATACAG